The Kwoniella dendrophila CBS 6074 chromosome 3, complete sequence genome contains a region encoding:
- a CDS encoding DNA repair protein rad18 has product MDMSSHPLLAAIDEPPPFPERYLQLRRLDRSVVCQICKEPFQAPVSIACGHSFCSSCIRSSLDVMKKCPACNEPASEGQIRRNRALEEITDSWEESRPIIYELAQPPVTTKKRPAPPESHSKPSSSSSGTKRLKPNSREGSGSKSQSPTKSRQSDDGLPEIPVIDAQEEEDDEEEIQELTENDEAPCPICQATLPISSIPMHIEKGCPQPKNKINGGARKGNQKADWKKVFSGQGLSGKTKEVEMKRITKPNYSLATPAELKSILSEYGLSTSGDKVTLISRVQEWIILFNSNLDTSHPSSISALRAKLNEIESSKRKDKEKGKDEMINQLSNKDGLQKYAKDKKSEFDKLRKEIIERDKKRKEQDNGNGKGAARENAIEVE; this is encoded by the exons ATGGACATGTCGTCACATCCCCTGCTGGCAGCAATCGATGAGCCACCACCATTTCCAGAAAGATATCTTCAATTACGTAGACTGGATCGCTCGGTAGTTTGTCAGATATGTAAAGAGCCGTTTCAAGCTCCTGTATCAATAGCGTGTGGGCATTCTTTCTGCTCATCT TGCATTCGATCATCATTGGATGTTATGAAGAAATGTCCAGCATGTAATGAACCTGCTTCAGAAGGTCAGATAAGGAGGAATAGAGCTTTAGAGGAAATAACGGATTCATGGGAAGAGTCAAG GCCAATAATATATGAGCTTGCTCAACCGCCGGTAACAACGAAAAAACGACCTGCACCTCCAGAATCTCATTcgaaaccttcttcatcatcttccggTACAAAACGATTAAAACCAAACTCAAGAGAAGGAAGTGGAAGTAAATCACAAAGTCCAACTAAATCACGTCAATCTGATGATGGCCTTCCGGAAATACCTGTGATAGATGCCcaagaggaagaggatgacgaggaagaaaTTCAGGAATTGactgaaaatg ATGAAGCCCCATGTCCAATATGTCAAGCTACATTACCGATATCGTCGATACCTATGCATATAGAAAAAGGATGTCCGCAGCCGAAAAATAAAATTAACGGTGGTGCGAGGAAAGGAAATCAGAAAGCAGATTGGAAGAAGGTGTTCTCGGGACAGGGTCTAAGCGGGAAAACGAAAGA GGTTGAAATGAAACGTATAACGAAACCTAATTACTCGTTAGCTACACCTGCGGAATTAAAGAGTATACTTTCT GAATATGGGCTATCAACATCAGGCGATAAAGTGACGTTAATATCGAGAGTTCAAGAATGGATTATATTATTTAATTCAAATCTAGATACCTCACatccatcatcaatatcagcatTAAGAGCAAAATTGAACgaaattgaatcatctaagagaaaagataaagaaaaaggtaaagatgaaatgattaatcaattatcaaataaagatGGATTACAAAAATATGCcaaagataaaaaatctgaatttgataaattaagaaaagaaattattgaaagagataaaaaaaggaaagaacaagataatgggaatgggaaaGGTGCTGCTAGAGAGAATGCTATTGAAGTAGAGTGA